From the Oncorhynchus nerka isolate Pitt River linkage group LG28, Oner_Uvic_2.0, whole genome shotgun sequence genome, one window contains:
- the LOC115113441 gene encoding collagen alpha-1(X) chain-like gives MEVRVLSILILLVALTAVHGSGSYVVKKVMKVAPQYQPYSVKSHVVSVAGEPGAPGEPGSEGPPGPPGPPGESAVGQPGPEGPVGPPGPAGYSAPGKPGSSGGPGKPGVPGAAGKKGEVGTAGLQGPRGMPGPTGSSGPAGISSTGKPGPHGLPGAMGPRGETGLKGHPGMPGFPGAKGDRGVGIPGAQGETGAVGPMGPAGQPGAAGVGKPGKPGIPGEAGKSGSPGRDGGAGPMGLPGAKGHTGAPGVGMPGKPGDNGAPGMPGAAGPKGHQGATGATGAPGIPGYGKPGANGQKGERGVVGSTGTTGQKGEPGAQGYTGATGATGPMGLTGPQGARGFQGDTGEMGPKGDTGAMGPQGPKGYKGDQGAQGFQGKQGNTGATGPTGAMGATGAPGNKGDTGHTGSTGASGVPGPAGPKGFPGRNGEAGEAGAAGASGPRGPVGPTGAAGTPGLKGHPGLPGAPGPAGLAAKGILGPLGPPGLPGADGQDGGQGPAGPPGPPGPPGEFFFEKSMGMGEVMVPTLVKAPMSAFSVSLARPYPPSGEPIKFDNEVYNAENHYDTTTGQFTCQVPGVYYFSYTIHVNGAHALVALYKNDKPVMFSYDEYNKGFLDQMSGSTVLMLDVNDTVYLQIPDDEANGVFAAENVHCSFSGFLIAST, from the exons ATGGAAGTACGAGTATTGAGCATCCTCATCCTCCTGGTGGCCTTGACGGCTGTTCATGGTAGTGGTTCatatgtggtgaagaaggtgatGAAGGTCGCCCCTCAATACCAGCCCTACTCTGTGAAGAGTCACG TGGTGTCGGTGGCGGGAGAGCCCGGTGCGCCAGGTGAGCCCGGCTCAGAAGGCCCCCCTGGCCCACCTGGCCCTCCAGGGGAAAGTGCTGTGGGACAGCCGGGACCCGAGGGCCCTGTCGGACCGCCCGGACCTGCTGGCTACTCCGCACCTGGCAAACCTGGTTCCTCAGGTGGGCCTGGTAAGCCTGGTGTTCCTGGCGCAGCTGGCAAGAAAGGAGAGGTTGGCACAGCTGGACTTCAAGGGCCTAGGGGCATGCCTGGACCTACTGGAAGTTCCGGACCAGCTGGGATCTCTTCCACTGGCAAGCCTGGACCTCATGGTCTGCCCGGAGCAATGGGGCCAAGAGGGGAAACAGGCCTTAAGGGACATCCAGGTATGCCTGGTTTTCCAGGAGCTAAGGGTGATAGAGGAGTGGGTATCCCAGGGGCACAAGGCGAGACAGGGGCTGTGGGACCTATGGGACCAGCTGGGCAGCCAGGAGCAGCCGGAGTTGGAAAGCCAGGCAAGCCAGGAATCCCTGGTGAAGCAGGAAAGTCAGGAAGCCCAGGTAGGGATGGGGGCGCTGGTCCCATGGGTTTGCCAGGTGCTAAGGGCCACACAGGGGCTCCTGGTGTAGGTATGCCTGGAAAACCAGGTGATAATGGGGCTCCAGGTATGCCTGGTGCAGCTGGTCCTAAAGGTCATCAGGGAGCAACGGGAGCAACTGGTGCTCCCGGTATCCCTGGATATGGAAAGCCAGGAGCAAATGGACAGAAGGGTGAGAGGGGAGTTGTAGGAAGCACAGGCACAACAGGTCAGAAGGGTGAGCCAGGAGCACAAGGATATACCGGTGCTACTGGTGCTACTGGGCCCATGGGTCTCACTGGTCCTCAGGGCGCAAGAGGCTTCCAGGGAGATACTGGGGAAATGGGTCCCAAAGGTGACACAGGTGCAATGGGACCCCAGGGACCAAAGGGATATAAGGGAGATCAGGGAGCACAAGGTTTCCAGGGAAAGCAAGGTAatactggagcaacaggcccaacTGGAGCCATGGGAGCTACTGGAGCTCCAGGTAACAAAGGTGACACTGGTCACACAGGTTCAACTGGTGCTTCAGGTGTCCCAGGACCTGCCGGGCCCAAAGGTTTCCCAGGGCGCAATGGTGAGGCAGGTGAGGCTGGAGCTGCTGGAGCCTCAGGTCCCAGAGGACCTGTTGGGCCTACTGGTGCCGCAGGTACACCTGGCCTTAAAGGACACCCGGGTCTCCCTGGAGCACCTGGCCCAGCTGGACTGGCCGCTAAGGGAATCCTTGGCCCTCTCGGTCCCCCTGGGCTCCCTGGTGCTGATGGTCAGGATGGTGGCCAAGGCCCTGCTGGCCCTCCCGGCCCACCTGGTCCTCCCGGCGAGTTCTTTTTCGAAAAGAGCATGGGCATGGGTGAGGTCATGGTGCCTACTCTTGTTAAGGCCCCTATGTCtgctttctctgtttctctggctaGGCCTTATCCTCCATCTGGGGAACCTATTAAGTTTGACAATGAGGTGTACAATGCGGAGAATCACTATGACACTACCACTGGGCAGTTCACTTGCCAGGTTCCTGGAGTCTACTACTTCTCATACACCATTCACGTGAATGGGGCTCATGCTCTGGTGGCTCTGTACAAGAACGACAAGCCAGTCATGTTCAGCTACGATGAGTACAACAAGGGCTTCCTGGACCAGATGTCCGGTAGCACTGTCCTTATGCTCGATGTGAACGACACAGTCTACCTTCAGATTCCCGATGATGAGGCCAATGGCGTTTTTGCCGCTGAGAATGTCCACTGCTCTTTCTCTGGGTTCCTTATCGCTTCAACGTGA